AATAGAGATGAGGATTGCTATCATATCACCGACATCAACACACCTTAACATTAAGATAATCAGAGATGGCATCCAAAATGAATTCGATCTCATTCTCATGAGGTTCTGGCAGCATCGTTATGCTGGTGTTTGAATCAGTAGTACCAGCTACTGTTCTACCCAACCATGGAAGCATAAAGACCACTCGACCATCCTTAGTTTTAGGGACAATTAAGCCCATTCCTTCTGGAGAATAGTAATCAGGAAGTACAACATGAACACCACTACTGGGACAGATCATGGGTTTTGCATCTTTATCAGCCAACTTCCGTACAGCATCACAAAAGGGCCCAGCAGCATTAACAACAACTTTTGCATATGCATCAAACTCCTTACCTGTAAACTTTAACCTAGAGTGAGACCTTAGAGACAGATGAGTAACACACGAACAAAAGGAGCAAACCATAAGAGGTCAAATTAATAAATTGTACTAAAAGCATTTCTAATCGTCTAAAAATTGAACAGTCACACACATGGACATATATAATTGGGTTGGCAGTGCTCTAAGGACAAGTGATACACCTAAGATATCTTTTCTATTCACCCCTCCCCATTTTGTCGTCTTGACCAACTTTCTGCTATGTTGAACCAAAACTTAGTCTAGGTCCAGGGAAATAGGAAGCTGAAGTGTCAGCAGCTAACTTGTTCACACGTTTATGCATACAGAAAATGTAGTGTTCTTTTTTTATCAAGTTGTGCAAGTAAAGCCACtataaattttttttctttttcaaatcagGAAATTAAAACTATAGTTTATTTAACAACCTTAATGAGTCATGCAGGATTACAAGGTAACTGTAACCAGTGAACTGAGTAGGAaaacaaattataaataaaattcATGAAGTACCTGACAAGTTGTTCCGAATACGTGCACCAATTATTCTACCATCACCCTCATCTTTGAGAAGGGATACAACCTCTGCATGGTTAAGCACTGCTGCACCAGCCAAAGCAGCAGAGCATGCTATTGCAACATTGAGGCGCGAGTCGTTCATTTgtccatcataatataccacagtTCCCTTCAGAGTTTTATCTTTACCATTTCGTGCGAGGGTAGGAAACAATTCAACCGACTCTTGTGCAGAGTAATACCTAGACAAATGCAGTAGGTGTCGCCCTGCGACCAGATCATACATTTTCAGGCCAGCCCAGTAGTAGATCGCTTCAAACCAATCAAAACAAGGAGTCATGCATGGTAAAGCATGACAAAGGTGCGGAGCATTGTCAATGACCTGTTTACGCTCCTCTAGGGCATGGAAAACTAGCTTTAACTGCCCGTAATCTAAGTTGAAAAATGCTTTCTCCAAATAGCGAACTCCTGAAACATGGGTCTTAGGATAAGCAGTTTGCACATCTTAGATAAAAGAAGGTAACCATGACAAATGAAGGACAGATTCATGGAAATATCTAACTACTAATTCAGAGATGCCTCAATGAAGAAATCAAAAGGGACCCTCTAAATTCCTCAGTAATGTTATTCACATTATCTGCAGGGTCAAGTGGAATCCATTCTCAAACCACCACCAAGCATTTAAGGTAGTACAAAGAATAACGAGTTAACCTGTAAGGCAGTCGCTAGCTATACCATTCAAAGCTTAGAGTGGTCTTATAGAAGAGAAAACAAGATAATTTGATATGAGAATCTTAACTCACTggcattttctttgatttttttgGCTTTCCCCAATTCCCTGGTCAAGATGCACCTATTATTTTGGACGTGATAGAAGTTTTAAAGGGCTAATGGCTAACGAAAAGTTGTGAGGGAGACAAAGCACCTATTGCAAATGGTTTTAGAGACAATGTCCCCAGGCTGAGATAAATGTTTGAAGCATTTTATACCGAGCAGTGTCAATTGAAAAGAGTCTTAACTCTTCCTTCATCGTGCCTATCCCAAAGAAAAGCCAGAGGCTAAGGATACATTGGAGTTTTGGCCTATTAGTTTGTTCTGGAGTATATGCAAAGTAACAGCGAATGTATTAGCAATGAGACTTAAAGATGATGGATAATCTCATATCCACATTTTACCCATCACAGAAAAAAATCTCATATCCACATTTCAGAATGCCTTTGAGAAAAGAAGAATTTTTTTTGACGGAATACTGAAAGGAAATAAGCAAGTGGATTTAAGATTAGCGGAGAGTAGGGTTAGTCATGCAACTTGGATATCCATGAAGCTAACAGATCATATAATCTAAAAGTTCCTATTCTAAATGTTTGGGAGAATGGTTGAAATAGTTTCATAGATGATTGTGGTTGATCCAGTTACATACTCTGAACATATTTTTGACACCGCCTCGGTAAAATATTGACTAATAAAAATGGCTAATGACTTTGATTTCGGTAGTTCCTATTCAAGGAGCTGAAAACATCAAGATTTTTTCCCTAGGGAAAAAATGGGAGGCATAATCACTTAGATAAAATATTAAGAAATCACACAACCAAGTAACTACTGAGCATACTAAATTGATGAATTTAGTAATTCTTCTCCTATTGGAACTCTTGAGATTCTTAAATAATAAGATAAGCTTCCTAATCCTTTCTCATGTACCCTCATGTACCCTGTCTGATGAGAGATACATGTGTATCCAAGCTCCAAAGTCAACATTACAAAGAAATTTCAGTTGGATATTTTTTTTGATATTCCCGTATAATTATCTCACAAAGTCTTTCTCTTCAATCCAAATTTTCCTTATGTTGCCAATTCAGACGCCCAACAATCGAGTAACAATGTTCCTAACATCAAGACCCCTCCTCCTCAAGGATAGCTTCCAGAATTTTTAGAAACATAGACAAAAATACTCTCCAAGAAAGTTTTCGTAAACCACACTAAATCAACTTTTGAGATTTCACTTTAAACGCATTTATtagcagtgttgtcaaaggcgaaaAGCTCTAAAAAGCGCTCTAGATCTATTaaggctttaagcgcaaagcgcacTTAAAGTGACGGCTTCACTAAAAAAAGGCACAATGaagggaaaaaataaaaatatatttgtaattcAAGAACAAAGTAACAAATTCATTCATAGTGCTTCCCTTAGCAACTGATACACTAATTTTCAATTACATTTGTTGTTTAGTGCCACTTGATTCAACAGAGAACTCGTGGGCAATGAGACGCAAGCCTTAGTGCCTTGCCTTACACTGAAGCTCAACTTAAGTGAGGCGAAGCGCCCTCCTTGCGTCTTAAATGAGCATTTGACACCACTGGTTATTAGCGCCCCAAACAAGAATATATAGTGTAGCACGCAGCAAAAATATGGTGTCCCAAAACTAATGTTGCTTGCCTATTATAAAGATACTACACAAGTTCCAAATTTAAAAGTTCCATCTTCTATATTAAGTTGTCCTGAAATTGTGTCCACTTTCATAAAAGAgaatatgatgatccacactcttcaattcttttaaatatcttattattattatcaaaaaGAGAATTTGTACACTACTTTTATCTTtacaaaaattaattttaaaaagaaaactactagtttttattctcttttttatCTATGGACACCACTATTGTTTTCACAAGTGTTACCTCATCCCTAAGCTTGAAACTTTTATTTATGAGTTTAAGATCTATGAACTAAAGGTGTAAGACTTAATTTATACAATAAGGCCGCTTAAAAGAAAAAATAGTAAGTAACCTGCTATAAGATGTGTAAAAAGATCATTACACTGTCGGTTTGTACTCATCCCTACGCCCGAatcacttttatttatttatttataactaACTAAAAAATGACTACGTGTTAGCCAATATTCCAATAGCTAGGTATTGTGGACACCATATAGGAAATAAAAGCTCGCATCTCAATCACAATTCAGTACCCATCAACTATATGAATCCTCTATATCCATAAGCGGATTCCTCGTTATTTGAATATTTTAAGCTGACTGTTATCACACCATTTACTTTAACACGTAACTGAATTAACTTAAGCCTGGTATACCATATCGGTAAGTTTTTACCTGTAGCGTTTACGCCAAATAAAGCAATTTAACCTTAGCAATTAAAATTAAAGTGAGAATATACATCACTTAAGCATGATGACTTTAAGAAAGACACGTGTTATCAATTCATTGGTTTGACATAAAATGACTACACATCAAAATTGATGAAATTTTTTAAAGGCTAACCTCCATGAATTAACTTAGTGGACCTTGAAGAAGTGCCAGAAGAAAAATCATCTCGTTCGACAAGGCCAACACGGAGCCCACGCGTTGCAGCATCAAGTGCGACACCACAGCCGGTGGCACCGCCGCCGACAACAAGGATGTCGAGAGGATTAGACAAGCTGGAGCCGATCAGAGCCGCTTCCTGAGTGGCTCGAGACGGAACGACGGCGAAAGGATCAGCAATTTTCCGGCGGAAGGTGTCGAGTGCGGTGGACTTGTCGCCGCGGTCGTTTGATGAGAATG
This sequence is a window from Nicotiana tomentosiformis chromosome 5, ASM39032v3, whole genome shotgun sequence. Protein-coding genes within it:
- the LOC104091338 gene encoding glycerol-3-phosphate dehydrogenase SDP6, mitochondrial isoform X1; the protein is MATSIRLRRLGAIAVVAGGAYTIVRNPSFSSNDRGDKSTALDTFRRKIADPFAVVPSRATQEAALIGSSLSNPLDILVVGGGATGCGVALDAATRGLRVGLVERDDFSSGTSSRSTKLIHGGVRYLEKAFFNLDYGQLKLVFHALEERKQVIDNAPHLCHALPCMTPCFDWFEAIYYWAGLKMYDLVAGRHLLHLSRYYSAQESVELFPTLARNGKDKTLKGTVVYYDGQMNDSRLNVAIACSAALAGAAVLNHAEVVSLLKDEGDGRIIGARIRNNLSGKEFDAYAKVVVNAAGPFCDAVRKLADKDAKPMICPSSGVHVVLPDYYSPEGMGLIVPKTKDGRVVFMLPWLGRTVAGTTDSNTSITMLPEPHENEIEFILDAISDYLNVKVRRTDVLSAWSGIRPLAIDPKAKSTESISRDHVVAEEHPGLVTITGGKWTTYRSMAEDAVDAAVKSGKLNPANKCLTYNLQLIGADGWEPASFTILAQQYVRMKRSHGGKVVPGVMDTAAAKHLSHAYGALSERVAAIAQNENLGKRLAHGYPFLEAEVAYCAREEYCESAVDFVARRCRLAFLDTDAAQRALPRIIEILAAEHKWDRARQKQELQKGKQFLETFKSSKNAQFHDGKH